One genomic segment of Culturomica massiliensis includes these proteins:
- a CDS encoding glycine rich domain-containing protein encodes MKKLICFCFCLFSLTAWGDNLRLDHVKLLSVSEGSADIEVTLKWSNSWRNLYNNDAVYLFGKFLTKPIEGWHHIFWSEDASAHTAEEGYACEVLNGGRGLMIYRTTEGSGPSEVRLRLRWLLSGNSQYPVAASSLQSGDIPYSLQGLEMVYVPTSPFYAGDGVSSGSFSSPAFGVFPSEYDIIGTNSNFSYSGNGSESAASHANRAADRYNQGVYTSSSRHDWCGTVFPSYWTVDFKSSRRILYFGVSGIFGSMYNAGPSGTWYLEGSADNKTWDDLWHGGPEYWSESSESYPVQQVLRVARPGDYRYYRIRVDAARNAGVWNNIRISNVSMTDTDLSAVYTSGPVLVDGLSLPLPSSYPSGVRGFYAMKYELTQEQYVSFLNQLPRPAQYERTIGGYLDKLSEGDYVFGADRSRASHRNGIVLHERTVNNGLPYVFACDLNRSDLANGLSDGQSLSCNYLSVGDLLSYAEWSGLRPLSELEYEKMCRGYYPGLPLGGEYAWEGTSSVKLSGISGGGTERESVNGSGDNVNVDNALDGPVRAGLFVRGDDRHTTGISFWGISDLSGNVSEIYCNAEVYGRQLKRGVHGSGEVEENGDARVVETDWPRVVSAYGVRGGDFQSPLSCLSVSDRSMAVDYFSDFSDRKATVGLRLGITQEPVSFPSVLTLESGRQSGTIIPYDTVCGGAVYTIRGDLPLGEGVVYQYAWMMSRDDGVTWRNVKNGSGRDLKITGLQEETPAMVVGKYLYKRFFYSSSAMGESGVVGLVVGHGYRVSRLRDTLIPCKASVGFEVATPLASVFDWYEADNGKKLQPFSSSATRSHYELSTDDFRTGRELPSGKYNIELRIRVAGACEYRQKLEVLAVPRTVDPFPEGTEVFAYNTGDQYAVTHAWGGRDVWRWKIYSDVGGNRIDRETGIMSGKTDTICRITVGLVCEDCPDVEWKKEMKEERIFNYTGNYQTVCLLTGDYKMECWGANGGAGSGGSNPVGFGGYTSGEMGFSGMQNFYLYVGEYGNGMSTVTGFNGGGRAFSGSGHNGGRGGSASDIRLQAGAWNNTVGLRSRIMIAGGGGGAMPNCGGTAATAGHAGGLTGGTSLNRSGSYVNNTSYGGSQIAGGQYKVGSNGVNNGVYGSFGTGAYANTCAAGGGSGYYGGGSQYTSGGGGGSSFISGYDGCDAIDVNGNHTGQSVHFSGLKFVNTVMKGGGEAIDGRLSTGYGKIKITLKN; translated from the coding sequence ATGAAGAAATTAATCTGTTTTTGCTTTTGCTTGTTTTCTCTGACAGCGTGGGGGGATAATCTCCGGTTGGATCACGTGAAATTATTGTCCGTGTCCGAAGGTTCGGCGGATATTGAAGTAACGTTGAAATGGTCTAATTCGTGGCGTAATCTGTACAATAACGATGCCGTTTATCTTTTCGGGAAGTTCCTTACGAAGCCCATCGAGGGCTGGCATCATATCTTCTGGTCTGAGGATGCTTCTGCACATACGGCGGAAGAAGGGTATGCCTGTGAGGTTCTGAACGGGGGCCGGGGTCTCATGATTTACCGGACGACGGAGGGCTCGGGTCCTTCGGAAGTGCGTCTGCGTTTGCGGTGGTTGCTTTCGGGTAATTCCCAATATCCTGTCGCAGCCTCTTCTTTGCAGTCGGGTGATATACCATACAGCCTGCAAGGTCTGGAGATGGTTTATGTTCCGACCTCTCCCTTTTATGCCGGAGACGGTGTTTCTTCGGGTAGTTTTTCTTCGCCTGCCTTCGGGGTATTTCCTTCAGAATACGATATAATCGGAACGAACAGTAATTTCAGTTATTCGGGTAACGGCAGCGAGAGTGCAGCGAGTCATGCAAACCGTGCTGCAGACCGTTACAATCAGGGTGTTTATACTTCTTCTTCTCGTCACGATTGGTGCGGTACCGTTTTCCCGTCTTACTGGACTGTCGACTTCAAGAGTTCGCGCCGCATACTTTATTTCGGTGTTTCTGGCATATTCGGCAGCATGTATAATGCGGGTCCTTCCGGGACGTGGTATCTGGAAGGTTCGGCGGACAATAAGACCTGGGATGATTTGTGGCACGGAGGGCCAGAGTACTGGAGCGAATCGTCGGAGTCTTATCCTGTTCAGCAGGTTTTGCGTGTGGCTCGTCCCGGTGATTACCGTTACTACCGGATCCGTGTGGATGCGGCCCGTAATGCTGGGGTATGGAACAATATCCGTATCTCGAATGTTTCGATGACGGATACGGATTTGTCGGCTGTTTACACTTCGGGTCCTGTTTTGGTTGACGGTCTTTCCCTTCCTTTGCCTTCTTCCTATCCGAGCGGTGTTCGTGGTTTTTATGCAATGAAATACGAGCTGACACAGGAGCAGTATGTTAGCTTTCTGAACCAGCTTCCCCGTCCGGCGCAGTATGAGCGTACGATCGGTGGTTATCTGGATAAGCTTTCGGAGGGAGATTATGTTTTCGGCGCCGACCGCAGCCGTGCTTCCCACCGTAACGGAATCGTTCTTCACGAGCGTACTGTCAATAATGGTTTACCGTATGTATTTGCTTGCGATCTGAACCGTTCGGATCTGGCGAACGGTCTTTCTGACGGTCAGTCGTTATCCTGTAATTATCTGAGTGTCGGTGATTTGCTTAGTTATGCGGAGTGGAGCGGTCTTCGTCCGTTGAGCGAGTTGGAATACGAGAAGATGTGCCGTGGGTATTATCCTGGTTTGCCTTTGGGTGGCGAGTATGCCTGGGAGGGAACTTCTTCCGTAAAGTTGAGCGGCATATCGGGGGGAGGTACAGAGCGTGAATCCGTGAATGGCAGCGGAGATAATGTGAATGTGGATAATGCTTTGGACGGTCCTGTCCGTGCAGGTTTGTTTGTGCGTGGAGATGACCGTCATACGACGGGTATTTCTTTTTGGGGTATTTCGGATTTAAGCGGTAATGTGAGCGAGATTTATTGCAATGCGGAGGTTTACGGCCGTCAGTTGAAGCGTGGAGTTCACGGTAGCGGAGAGGTGGAAGAGAACGGAGATGCGAGGGTAGTAGAGACGGACTGGCCCCGTGTCGTATCGGCTTACGGCGTCCGTGGCGGCGATTTTCAGTCACCCTTGTCTTGTCTTTCGGTTTCGGATCGTAGTATGGCAGTGGATTACTTTTCTGATTTTTCGGATCGTAAGGCAACGGTGGGTTTACGGTTGGGGATTACGCAGGAACCGGTTTCTTTTCCTTCCGTGTTAACCCTGGAGAGCGGGCGTCAGTCGGGGACGATTATTCCTTACGATACGGTGTGCGGCGGAGCGGTATATACGATCCGGGGGGATTTGCCTTTGGGGGAAGGTGTGGTTTATCAGTATGCGTGGATGATGAGCCGGGATGACGGAGTGACATGGAGGAATGTAAAAAACGGCAGTGGCCGGGATCTTAAAATAACAGGTTTGCAGGAGGAGACACCTGCGATGGTGGTGGGAAAATATTTGTACAAGCGTTTTTTCTATTCTTCTTCGGCCATGGGAGAGAGTGGAGTTGTCGGTTTGGTTGTGGGACATGGATACCGGGTAAGTCGGTTGAGGGATACGCTGATTCCCTGTAAAGCGTCGGTCGGTTTTGAGGTGGCGACTCCTTTAGCGTCGGTATTTGATTGGTACGAAGCGGATAACGGGAAAAAGCTACAGCCTTTTTCGTCTTCCGCGACCCGGAGTCATTATGAGCTATCTACTGATGATTTCCGGACAGGCCGCGAGCTTCCCAGCGGAAAATACAATATAGAATTGCGTATACGGGTAGCCGGAGCATGTGAATACCGGCAAAAGCTGGAAGTGTTGGCTGTTCCGCGTACCGTTGATCCTTTTCCTGAAGGAACGGAGGTGTTTGCTTATAATACGGGGGATCAATATGCGGTGACTCACGCCTGGGGAGGGCGGGATGTATGGAGGTGGAAGATATACAGCGATGTCGGAGGGAATCGGATTGACCGGGAAACGGGGATCATGAGCGGAAAAACGGATACAATATGCCGTATCACAGTGGGGCTTGTATGTGAAGATTGTCCAGATGTGGAATGGAAAAAGGAGATGAAAGAGGAACGTATTTTTAATTATACGGGGAATTATCAGACCGTTTGCCTTTTGACAGGGGATTATAAAATGGAATGTTGGGGAGCCAACGGCGGTGCAGGTAGTGGAGGGTCCAATCCGGTAGGATTCGGTGGTTATACGAGTGGGGAAATGGGATTTTCCGGTATGCAGAATTTTTATTTGTATGTGGGGGAATATGGAAACGGAATGTCTACTGTAACAGGTTTTAACGGGGGAGGCAGAGCCTTTTCCGGGAGCGGGCATAATGGAGGACGTGGAGGAAGTGCTTCGGATATTCGTTTACAGGCAGGAGCCTGGAATAATACAGTGGGATTGCGTAGTCGTATCATGATTGCCGGAGGAGGTGGCGGAGCGATGCCCAATTGTGGCGGAACGGCAGCGACAGCCGGGCATGCCGGTGGTCTGACGGGAGGAACATCGTTGAATCGGAGTGGAAGCTATGTAAATAATACTTCCTATGGGGGAAGTCAGATTGCCGGGGGGCAATACAAGGTAGGAAGCAACGGTGTGAATAACGGCGTTTACGGTTCTTTCGGTACCGGAGCTTATGCCAATACCTGTGCTGCAGGAGGCGGAAGCGGTTATTACGGAGGCGGATCGCAATATACTTCCGGAGGAGGTGGCGGTTCTTCCTTTATCAGCGGGTACGACGGTTGTGATGCTATCGATGTCAACGGAAACCATACGGGACAAAGTGTGCATTTCAGCGGGTTGAAATTTGTCAATACGGTGATGAAAGGTGGCGGAGAAGCGATTGATGGACGCCTTTCGACAGGATACGGTAAGATTAAGATAACATTAAAAAATTGA
- a CDS encoding glycine-rich protein yields MKTSKLVCIFFCLLSFSVFGDNLRLDHVKLLSVSEGSADIEVTLKWSNSWRNLYNNDAVYLFGKFLTKPIEGWHHIFWSEDASAHTAEEGYACEVLNGGRGLVIYRTTEGSGPSEVRLRLRWLLSGNSQYPVAASSLQSGDIPYSLQGLEMVYVPTSPFYAGDGVSSGSFSSPAFGVFPSEYDIIGTNSNFSYSGNGSESAASHANRAADRYNQGVYTSSSRHDWCGTVFPSYWTVDFKSSRRILYFGVSGIFGSMYNAGPSGTWYLEGSADNKTWDDLWHGGPEYWSESSESYPVQQVLRVARPGDYRYYRIRVDAARNAGVWNNIRISNVSMTDTDLSAVYTSGPVLVDGLSLPLPSSYPSGVRGFYAMKYELTQEQYVSFLNQLPRPAQYERTIGGYLDKLSEGDYVFGTDRSRASHRNGIVLHERNINNGLPYVFACDLNRSDLANGLSDGQSLSCNYLSVGDLLSYAEWSGLRPLSELEYEKMCRGYYPGLPLGGEYAWEGTSSVKLSGISGGGTERESVNGSGDNVNVDNALDGPVRAGLFVRGDDRHTTGISFWGISDLSGNVSEIYCNAEVYGRQLKRGVHGSGEVEENGDARVVETDWPRVVSAYGVRGGDFQSPLSCLSVSDRSMAVDYFSDFSDRKATVGLRLGITQEPVSFPSVLTLESGRQSGSAIVYDTLCNDRIYRIEGNSGGVEGEECQYLWYHKRDDENVWLQIEGASQSGLELSHLTEGLEANRVYRFYYKRIAYTPNGISESGVVGLLVSYGYRFDRLRDTLIPCMSSPGFEVTTPLPAVFDWYCTDNDRKLQPASSSETRSHYALSTDDLRVAEEQPSGVYAIDVSIRMAECSYRERLEVLAIPGTSDPFPKGAESFSYNTGNQYTVSHAWGGRDTWSWKLYSGLRANQIDPKTGVISGKVDTMCRITVGLVCEDCPDVEWKKEMKEIRIYGYTGNYQTVNLLPAEYIMECWGARGSQSRADNNLTGTPGYGGYAYGELPLPDGEKFFLYVGGAAGTPSAKVGGAGGWNGGATGGGDYDDDAGGGGGGATDIRLIAGNLYSRIMVAGGGGGCGWGVTGGGGGGVNGSSGSVGGGSQTSGASLGSGSAGGYGGNGYYGGGGGGGGYYGGYGGGRSGGSGGGGSGFVSGYSGCNAVNAAGSHMGKPEHYSGYVFKNTRMQNSQRNGNGQIRISVK; encoded by the coding sequence ATGAAAACAAGCAAGTTGGTTTGTATCTTTTTTTGTTTGCTTTCTTTTTCGGTGTTTGGCGATAACCTCCGGTTGGATCACGTGAAATTATTGTCCGTGTCCGAAGGTTCGGCGGATATTGAAGTAACGTTGAAATGGTCCAATTCGTGGCGTAATCTGTACAATAACGATGCCGTTTATCTTTTCGGGAAGTTCCTTACGAAGCCCATCGAGGGCTGGCATCATATCTTCTGGTCGGAGGATGCTTCTGCACATACGGCGGAAGAGGGGTATGCCTGTGAGGTTCTGAACGGGGGCCGGGGTCTTGTGATTTACCGGACGACGGAGGGCTCGGGTCCTTCGGAGGTGCGTCTGCGTTTGCGGTGGTTGCTTTCGGGTAATTCCCAATATCCTGTTGCAGCCTCTTCTTTGCAGTCGGGTGATATACCATACAGCCTGCAAGGTCTGGAGATGGTTTATGTTCCGACCTCCCCCTTTTATGCCGGAGACGGTGTTTCTTCGGGTAGTTTTTCTTCGCCTGCCTTCGGGGTATTTCCTTCAGAATACGATATAATCGGAACGAACAGTAATTTCAGTTATTCGGGTAATGGCAGCGAGAGTGCAGCGAGTCATGCAAACCGTGCTGCAGACCGTTACAATCAGGGTGTTTATACTTCTTCTTCTCGTCACGATTGGTGCGGTACCGTTTTTCCGTCTTACTGGACTGTCGACTTCAAGAGTTCGCGTCGCATACTTTATTTCGGTGTTTCTGGCATATTCGGCAGCATGTATAATGCGGGTCCTTCCGGGACGTGGTATCTGGAAGGTTCGGCGGACAATAAGACCTGGGATGATTTGTGGCACGGAGGGCCAGAGTACTGGAGCGAATCGTCGGAGTCTTATCCTGTTCAGCAGGTGTTGCGTGTGGCTCGTCCCGGTGATTACCGTTACTACCGGATCCGTGTGGATGCGGCCCGTAATGCTGGGGTATGGAACAATATCCGTATCTCGAATGTTTCGATGACGGATACGGATTTGTCGGCTGTTTACACTTCGGGTCCTGTTTTGGTTGACGGTCTTTCCCTTCCTTTGCCTTCTTCCTATCCGAGTGGTGTTCGTGGTTTTTATGCAATGAAATACGAGCTGACACAGGAGCAGTATGTTAGCTTTCTGAACCAGCTTCCCCGTCCGGCGCAGTATGAGCGTACGATCGGTGGTTATCTGGATAAGCTTTCGGAGGGAGATTATGTTTTCGGCACCGACCGCAGCCGTGCTTCCCACCGTAACGGAATCGTTCTTCACGAGCGTAATATCAATAATGGTTTACCGTATGTATTTGCTTGCGATCTGAACCGTTCGGATCTGGCGAACGGTCTTTCTGACGGTCAGTCGTTATCCTGTAATTATCTGAGTGTCGGTGATTTGCTTAGTTATGCGGAGTGGAGCGGTCTTCGTCCGTTGAGCGAGTTGGAATACGAGAAGATGTGCCGTGGGTATTATCCTGGTTTGCCTTTGGGTGGCGAGTATGCCTGGGAGGGAACTTCTTCCGTAAAGTTGAGCGGCATATCGGGGGGAGGTACAGAGCGTGAATCCGTGAATGGCAGCGGAGATAATGTGAATGTGGACAATGCTTTGGACGGTCCTGTCCGTGCAGGTTTGTTTGTGCGTGGAGATGACCGTCATACGACGGGTATTTCTTTTTGGGGTATTTCGGATTTAAGCGGTAATGTGAGCGAGATTTATTGCAATGCGGAGGTTTACGGCCGTCAGTTGAAGCGTGGAGTTCACGGTAGCGGAGAGGTGGAAGAGAACGGAGATGCGAGGGTCGTAGAGACGGACTGGCCCCGTGTCGTATCGGCTTACGGCGTCCGTGGCGGCGATTTTCAGTCACCCTTGTCTTGTCTTTCGGTCTCGGATCGTAGTATGGCAGTGGATTACTTTTCTGATTTTTCGGATCGTAAGGCAACGGTGGGTTTACGGTTGGGGATTACGCAGGAACCGGTTTCTTTTCCTTCTGTGTTAACCCTGGAGAGTGGGCGTCAGTCGGGTAGTGCAATTGTGTATGATACTTTATGTAACGACCGGATTTATCGGATCGAAGGGAATAGTGGGGGTGTTGAAGGAGAAGAATGTCAATACTTATGGTACCATAAACGGGATGATGAAAACGTTTGGCTTCAGATTGAAGGTGCATCTCAGTCCGGTTTGGAATTGAGCCATCTGACGGAAGGTTTGGAAGCGAACCGGGTATATCGTTTTTATTACAAGCGTATTGCATATACTCCCAACGGGATCAGTGAAAGCGGAGTTGTCGGTTTGTTGGTCAGTTACGGTTATCGTTTTGACCGTTTGAGGGATACTCTGATACCCTGTATGTCTTCACCCGGTTTTGAGGTAACGACTCCTTTACCGGCTGTATTCGATTGGTATTGCACGGATAACGACAGGAAGCTACAACCTGCTTCCTCTTCCGAAACCCGGAGTCATTATGCTCTTTCGACGGATGATTTGAGAGTTGCAGAGGAACAACCCAGTGGAGTATACGCTATAGATGTAAGTATACGGATGGCGGAATGTAGTTACCGGGAAAGGCTTGAGGTGTTGGCTATTCCGGGAACTTCCGATCCTTTTCCCAAGGGGGCTGAGTCGTTTAGTTATAATACGGGTAATCAATATACGGTAAGTCATGCATGGGGAGGACGGGATACGTGGAGTTGGAAGCTATACAGTGGTCTCCGTGCGAACCAGATAGACCCAAAGACGGGTGTGATAAGCGGGAAAGTAGATACGATGTGTCGTATCACAGTAGGGTTGGTCTGTGAAGATTGTCCGGATGTGGAGTGGAAAAAGGAAATGAAGGAAATTCGCATATACGGTTATACCGGAAATTACCAGACCGTAAATTTGTTGCCTGCGGAATATATTATGGAATGTTGGGGGGCCAGAGGATCGCAGTCTAGGGCTGATAATAATTTGACAGGTACGCCAGGATACGGTGGTTATGCTTATGGTGAATTGCCCTTGCCGGATGGAGAAAAATTTTTTTTGTATGTAGGTGGGGCTGCCGGGACGCCATCTGCTAAGGTTGGGGGGGCCGGAGGATGGAATGGCGGAGCAACCGGCGGTGGTGATTATGATGATGATGCTGGAGGCGGTGGTGGTGGTGCCACAGATATTCGTTTAATAGCAGGTAATTTATATTCCCGGATTATGGTTGCCGGTGGTGGTGGCGGATGTGGTTGGGGAGTTACCGGAGGCGGTGGTGGTGGAGTCAACGGGAGTTCGGGTAGTGTTGGTGGAGGAAGTCAGACGTCTGGAGCTTCTTTGGGAAGCGGTAGTGCCGGCGGTTACGGCGGTAACGGTTATTATGGTGGCGGTGGCGGCGGCGGCGGCTACTACGGCGGTTATGGTGGGGGAAGAAGTGGCGGTAGCGGTGGTGGAGGTTCAGGGTTCGTTTCCGGATATTCCGGTTGTAATGCCGTTAATGCTGCAGGAAGCCATATGGGGAAACCGGAACATTACAGCGGATATGTTTTTAAAAATACCCGTATGCAGAATAGTCAGAGGAATGGAAACGGACAGATACGCATCTCCGTGAAATAA
- a CDS encoding glycine rich domain-containing protein: MKKLICFCFCLFFLTAWGDNLRLDHVKLLSVSEGSADIEVTLKWSNSWRNLYNNDAVYLFGKFLTKPIEGWHHIFWSEDASAHTAEEGYACEVLNGGRGLMIYRTTEGSGPSEVRLRLRWLLSGNSQYPVAASSLQSGDIPYSLQGLEMVYVPTSPFYAGDGVSSGSFSSPAFGVFPSEYDIIGTNSNFSYSGNGSESAASHANRAADRYNQGVYTSSSRHDWCGTVFPSYWTVDFKSSRRILYFGVSGIFGSMYNAGPSGTWYLEGSADNKTWDDLWHGGPEYWSESSESYPVQQVLRVARPGDYRYYRIRVDAARNAGVWNNIRISNVSMTDTDLSAVYTSGPVLVDGLSLPLPSSYPSGVRGFYAMKYELTQEQYVSFLNQLPRPAQYERTIGGYLDKLSEGDYVFGADRSRASHRNGIVLHERTVNNGLPYVFACDLNRSDLANGLSDGQSLSCNYLSVGDLLSYAEWSGLRPLSELEYEKMCRGYYPGLPLGGEYAWEGTSSVKLSGISGGGTERESVNGSGDNVNVDNALDGPVRAGLFVRGDDRHTTGISFWGISDLSGNVSEIYCNAEVYGRQLKRGVHGSGEVEENGDARVVETDWPRVVSAYGVRGGDFQSPLSCLSVSDRSMAVDYFSDFSDRKATVGLRLGITQEPVSFPSVLTLESGRQSGTIIPYDTVCGGAVYTIRGDLPQGERVAYQYAWMVSKDGGMTWSSIGNSNSRDLKITGLQEETPAMVVGKYLYKRFFYSSSAMGESGVVGLVVGHGYRVSRLRDTMQPCLAAKGFEVKTPLPAKFSWYCMDTHRHLKATKETAASSFYQESTADLRINGRLDGGEYRIELVVSQSGGCEQRQELQILVNPWTSAPWSGNEVFHVDSEDSDLDIRDIANTWGGPDKQNWSITSGMPGALTIDSLTGEIHGMSQTMCNIMVTLTCADFPDRVYTKAIKEDFRDWYFLEPGAPRTLTLLPGRYKMECMGSQGGSHSEGGVGGLGGHVWGELELNYVQQFHIYVGRTPYSPTTGGYNGGAGSQEATLSSAGGGATDIRLVGGNWDNQTSLLSRIMVAGGGGSGGHTGSGGAGGGLTGGNGSNTSGTFGRGGSQTAAGYSANASLPAGLGRGGVGYLHGGGGGGGYYGGGGGGTNGSANRCAHGGGGGSGYVSGYPGCVTHSSGLYFKNAGMSSGVHTGKGYVRITQLD; this comes from the coding sequence ATGAAGAAATTAATCTGTTTTTGCTTTTGCTTGTTTTTTCTGACAGCGTGGGGGGATAATCTCCGGTTGGATCACGTGAAATTATTGTCCGTGTCCGAAGGCTCGGCGGATATTGAAGTAACGTTGAAATGGTCTAATTCGTGGCGTAATCTGTACAATAACGATGCCGTTTATCTTTTCGGGAAGTTCCTTACGAAGCCCATCGAGGGCTGGCATCATATCTTCTGGTCTGAGGATGCTTCTGCACATACGGCGGAAGAAGGGTATGCCTGTGAGGTTCTGAACGGGGGCCGGGGTCTCATGATTTACCGGACGACGGAGGGCTCGGGTCCTTCGGAAGTGCGTCTGCGTTTGCGGTGGTTGCTTTCGGGTAATTCCCAATATCCTGTCGCAGCCTCTTCTTTGCAGTCGGGTGATATACCATACAGCCTGCAAGGTCTGGAGATGGTTTATGTTCCGACCTCCCCCTTTTATGCCGGAGACGGTGTTTCTTCGGGTAGTTTTTCTTCGCCTGCCTTCGGGGTATTTCCTTCAGAATACGATATAATCGGAACGAACAGTAATTTCAGTTATTCGGGTAACGGCAGCGAGAGTGCAGCGAGTCATGCAAACCGTGCTGCAGACCGTTACAATCAGGGTGTTTATACTTCTTCTTCTCGTCACGATTGGTGCGGTACCGTTTTTCCGTCTTACTGGACTGTCGACTTCAAGAGTTCGCGCCGCATACTTTATTTCGGTGTTTCTGGCATATTCGGCAGCATGTATAATGCGGGTCCTTCCGGGACGTGGTATCTGGAAGGTTCGGCGGACAATAAGACCTGGGATGATTTGTGGCACGGAGGGCCAGAGTACTGGAGCGAATCGTCGGAGTCTTATCCTGTTCAGCAGGTTTTGCGTGTGGCTCGTCCCGGTGATTACCGTTACTACCGGATCCGTGTGGATGCGGCCCGTAATGCTGGGGTATGGAACAATATCCGTATCTCGAATGTTTCGATGACGGATACGGATTTGTCGGCTGTTTACACTTCGGGTCCTGTTTTGGTTGACGGTCTTTCCCTTCCTTTGCCTTCTTCCTATCCGAGCGGTGTTCGTGGTTTTTATGCAATGAAATACGAGCTGACACAGGAGCAGTATGTTAGCTTTCTGAACCAGCTTCCCCGTCCGGCGCAGTATGAGCGTACGATCGGTGGTTATCTGGATAAGCTTTCGGAGGGAGATTATGTTTTCGGCGCCGACCGCAGCCGTGCTTCCCACCGTAACGGAATCGTTCTTCACGAGCGTACTGTCAATAATGGTTTACCGTATGTATTTGCTTGCGATCTGAACCGTTCGGATCTGGCGAACGGTCTTTCTGACGGTCAGTCGTTATCCTGTAATTATCTGAGTGTCGGTGATTTGCTTAGTTATGCGGAGTGGAGCGGTCTTCGTCCGTTGAGCGAGTTGGAATACGAGAAGATGTGCCGTGGGTATTATCCTGGTTTGCCTTTGGGTGGCGAGTATGCCTGGGAGGGAACTTCTTCCGTAAAGTTGAGCGGCATATCGGGGGGAGGTACAGAGCGTGAATCCGTGAATGGCAGCGGAGATAATGTGAATGTGGACAATGCTTTGGACGGTCCTGTCCGTGCAGGTTTGTTTGTGCGTGGAGATGACCGTCATACGACGGGTATTTCTTTTTGGGGTATTTCGGATTTAAGCGGTAATGTGAGCGAGATTTATTGCAATGCGGAGGTTTACGGCCGTCAGTTGAAGCGTGGAGTTCACGGTAGCGGAGAGGTGGAAGAGAACGGAGATGCGAGGGTAGTAGAGACGGACTGGCCCCGTGTCGTATCGGCTTACGGTGTCCGTGGCGGCGATTTTCAGTCACCCTTGTCTTGTCTTTCGGTTTCGGATCGTAGTATGGCAGTGGATTACTTTTCTGATTTTTCGGATCGTAAGGCAACGGTGGGTTTACGGTTGGGGATTACGCAGGAACCGGTTTCTTTTCCTTCTGTGTTAACCCTGGAGAGCGGGCGTCAGTCGGGGACGATTATTCCTTACGATACGGTGTGCGGCGGAGCGGTATATACGATCCGGGGGGATTTACCTCAGGGAGAGCGTGTTGCCTATCAGTATGCATGGATGGTGAGTAAGGACGGCGGAATGACCTGGAGCAGTATAGGAAACAGTAACAGCCGGGATCTTAAAATAACAGGTTTGCAGGAGGAGACACCTGCGATGGTGGTGGGAAAATATTTGTACAAGCGTTTTTTCTATTCTTCTTCGGCCATGGGAGAAAGCGGAGTTGTCGGTTTGGTTGTGGGGCATGGATACCGGGTAAGCCGGTTGAGGGATACGATGCAGCCCTGTTTGGCGGCTAAAGGTTTTGAGGTGAAGACTCCTTTACCGGCTAAGTTCAGTTGGTATTGTATGGATACCCACCGGCATTTGAAGGCAACAAAGGAAACGGCTGCCAGCAGTTTTTATCAGGAATCGACCGCAGATTTGCGGATTAACGGCCGGCTGGACGGAGGAGAATATCGGATCGAGCTGGTCGTATCGCAATCGGGAGGATGTGAGCAGCGTCAGGAGTTGCAAATATTGGTGAATCCCTGGACATCTGCACCCTGGAGTGGAAATGAGGTATTTCATGTGGATTCCGAGGACAGCGATTTGGATATCCGGGATATTGCCAATACATGGGGAGGACCGGATAAGCAAAATTGGAGCATTACGAGCGGTATGCCCGGTGCATTGACAATTGATTCGCTTACCGGAGAGATTCACGGGATGTCGCAGACGATGTGTAATATTATGGTGACATTGACGTGTGCCGATTTTCCGGATCGTGTTTATACAAAGGCCATCAAGGAAGATTTCCGGGATTGGTATTTTCTGGAACCGGGTGCTCCGCGTACCTTGACCCTTTTGCCGGGAAGATATAAAATGGAGTGTATGGGGTCGCAGGGAGGTTCACATTCGGAAGGAGGTGTAGGAGGTCTGGGCGGTCATGTATGGGGTGAATTGGAATTGAATTATGTACAGCAGTTTCATATTTATGTCGGACGTACGCCGTATAGTCCGACAACCGGAGGGTATAACGGGGGGGCTGGTTCTCAGGAAGCTACTTTGTCGTCGGCGGGAGGTGGTGCTACCGATATCCGTCTGGTAGGAGGAAATTGGGATAACCAGACCAGTTTATTGTCCCGGATTATGGTGGCCGGTGGGGGTGGATCCGGCGGACATACCGGGAGTGGTGGTGCCGGTGGCGGATTGACCGGAGGAAACGGTTCGAATACCAGTGGTACCTTCGGTCGCGGCGGTTCACAGACGGCTGCCGGATACAGCGCAAATGCGAGTTTGCCTGCCGGTTTAGGCCGTGGCGGGGTCGGTTATCTGCATGGCGGTGGTGGTGGCGGCGGTTACTATGGCGGTGGCGGCGGCGGAACGAATGGTTCGGCTAACCGCTGTGCTCATGGCGGTGGCGGCGGTTCCGGCTATGTTTCCGGTTATCCCGGTTGTGTTACACATTCCAGCGGCTTGTATTTTAAAAATGCGGGGATGAGTTCAGGAGTGCATACCGGAAAGGGATATGTCCGGATCACTCAATTGGATTAA